A genomic stretch from Sphingorhabdus pulchriflava includes:
- a CDS encoding septal ring lytic transglycosylase RlpA family protein, whose protein sequence is MQLHRILLVALIAASPFAAQATADADLGSGHASYYGNELAGRRTASGEMFNPSDFTAAHRTVAFGTRVKVTHLGNGREVIVRVNDRGPWGRGRIIDLSYAAAKELGMHRSGTAQVKLTMVRD, encoded by the coding sequence ATGCAATTACACAGAATTCTTTTGGTAGCTCTTATCGCAGCGTCCCCATTCGCGGCCCAAGCCACCGCTGACGCCGATCTGGGCAGCGGCCATGCCAGCTATTATGGCAATGAACTAGCCGGACGCCGCACCGCCAGTGGAGAGATGTTCAACCCGTCTGATTTCACGGCTGCGCACCGAACGGTTGCTTTTGGCACGCGTGTGAAGGTAACGCATCTGGGCAATGGCCGGGAAGTCATCGTACGCGTCAATGATCGCGGACCGTGGGGACGAGGCCGCATTATCGACCTGTCCTATGCTGCAGCCAAGGAACTTGGCATGCACCGCAGCGGCACTGCTCAAGTCAAATTGACGATGGTTCGCGACTAG